Genomic window (Primulina eburnea isolate SZY01 chromosome 8, ASM2296580v1, whole genome shotgun sequence):
TACACATGTTCCTAAAAGAAGAAAACGAAGGTATGTATGTCATTACTGCTTTAAGCCTAGTCATATAAGGCCCTACTGTTTTAAACTCAGGGATGATCGCATGAATCGAAAGTCGAGCCAGATGTTGCCCCGAATGTTGTACAACATTTCCCGCAACACCTCCTATCATCGACCTACAGTAAGACAAATTTGGGTCCCAAAGGTAAAAACTCACTGTAAAGTTGTCTATACTTCGTTGAAAACTAATACTGCAGGTCattggtactttgatagtggaagctcacGCCATATGACCGGTTCTAAAGAACATATAACCGATTATGTAGAACAAAAGTGTGGTAGAGTGACCTATGGAGGGGGAGCAAAAGGAAGAATTGTAGGAAAGGGTACACTGAATGTTGAAGGACTGCTAAGGCTTCACAATGTGCTCCATGTTGAaggattaaattcaaatttgataagcaTAAGCCAATTATGTGATAATAATTTGtttgttaaatttgataaaCATAACTGTGAAGTCTTTGATGAATCAAATGTGTATATTATGACAGGTACAAGGTCCTCAGACAATTGCTACCAAATAGGAGAAGACCTTTCATGCAAGCATGTGCAAATCACTGAACTTGATCTTTGGCATCAAAAACTCGGAcatgcaaatttcaaaacccTGAAAAACTTGAGTAAGTACGATGCAGTAAGAGGTATGCCTAATCTCTCTACTGGTGTACCATATGTGTGCGGTGACTGTCAAAAGGGTAAACAGACTCACGTGTCGCATCCAGTGTTGCCAACATCTGGGACAACACGATGTCTGGAATTACTacacatggatcttatgggtcctaTGGAAGTTGAGAGCTTCGGAGGTAAGAAATACTCTTTCGTGTGTGTTGATGACTTCTCCCGTTTTTCATGggttaattttattaaagagAAGTCAAATACGTTCGATGTATTCAAAAATTTGATCACAAGAATCACTAACCTCCACAGTCTGAAGATAAGAAGGATTAGAACTGATCAcggtaaagaatttgaaaatcGCTCATTCTCATCCTTTTGTGACAGGAAAGGTATTTCTCATGAATTTTCAGCACcaaaaacaccacaacaaaatggCATTGCCGAACGTAAGAACATGACTTTGCAAGAAATGGCAAGAGTAATGCTAACTTCAAAGAACCTTGCAAAGCgtttttgggcagaagccctTAACACAGCATGTCATATTTCCAACAGGGTGTATCTAAGAAGTGGATCAACCATGACCTCTTATGAAATTATTATGGGAAAGAAGCCTAATCTtagatattttcatgtttttggctgtGTATGTTACGTTTTGAATGACAGGGATCAACTTGCAAAGTTTGACTCAAAGAGTGATAAGTGTTTATTTTTGGGATATGCCACTAATAGTCGAGCTTATCGCATGTTTAACTTAAGAACTAGGACTAGTATGGAATCcattaatgttgtttttgatgactgTGCAGACCTCAAAAAGAAAACTGCTGAAGATGATATTGAAGACCTTCAGGACAAGTCAATCTCACTGGAAAATACAGATGTTTCCCCTGatgttgcaacatctggcacaacatgtGACACTGAAGTCACCGAACCTGAAGAAACGCAGTGCAATGATGATACAGTAGATGATGGACAGATTATTCCAAACAAAATCCAGAAATATCACCCATCATCTCAGATAATCGGAAATGTGCGTGAAGAGGTCCAAACTCGAAAGAAAGAAAAGATTGATTACCAAAAAACGGCTGGTCTAATCTGCATGAGCTCCACATACTCACAGGTTAGATTTTCATGTTTCATATCCGACATTGAGCCTAAAAATGTGGATGAAGCCTTGAAAGATGAGttttggataaatgcaatgcatgatgAACTTGAGCAATTTGTTCGAAATGATGTGTGGAACTTGGTTCCACCACCTGACCATGTCAACATAATTGGTACAAAATGGATCTTTAAAAATAAAGCCGATGAGTCAGGAAACATCATTAGAAACAAAGCAAGGTTGGTTGCTCAAGGGTATACACAGGTTGAGGGGGTTGACTTTGATGAGACCTTTGCTCCTGTTGCCCGTATAGAGTCAGTCAGACTATTACTAGCCATTGCATGCTACTTgaaaatcaaaatctttcaaatggatgttaaaagtgcattTTTAAATGGAATTTTGAGTGAGGAAGTATATGTTAGACAACCTAAGGGTTTTGAGGATCCACACCATTTGGATCATGTCTACAAGCTGAAGAAGGCACTTTATGGCTTAAGCAAGCACCACGTGCTTGGTATGGGAGATTGACTGAATATCTGCTTGAGATTGgtttcaaacgaggtgaggtagacaaaACTCTTTTCATTCAAAAGTCCAAAGGTGAGATTCTTATTTGCcaaatctatgttgatgatataatcttTGGTTCCTCATCTCAAAAGCATATTAATGATTTCGTTGAGTGCATGTCATCTacatttgagatgagcatggtTGGTGAATTAAGCTTCTTTCTTGGTTtgcaaattaaacaaatgcatgatgaCATCTTTTTGTGTCAAAGCAAATATGCGAAGAATCTAATTAAGAAATTTGCAAATGAGaacaccaaacacatgaaaactcCTATCGGCTCGAGTGAAAAATTGTGCAAAGATGATGTTGCTGAAAATGTTGACAACACCTTATATCGTAGCATCATAGGTAGCCTCCTGTATTTGACTGCCAGTCGTCCTGACATCATGTttagtgtgtgtttgtgtgctAGATACCAATCTAATCCTAAAACTTCACACTTAAGAGCTGTAAAACGTATTCTACGTTACATAGCCGGATCCATTGAGCTAGGATTATAGTATACACACGAAACCAACTCAAATTTGATAGGATTTTCTAATGCAGATTGGGCGGGTGATATGATAGAAAAAGTACATCTGGGGGTTGCTTTTATCTTGGAAATAATCTAATCTCATGGTATAGTAGGAAACAAAATTGTGTATCACTTTCAACTGCAGAATCTGAATATGTGTcagctggaagctgttgttccCAACTGTTGTGGATGAACCAAATGATAGAAGAATATGGTTTTAAGAGTGAAACTCTAgttgtttattgtgataattCAAGTGCAATCAATATTTCAAAGAatccagtacaacactctcgaactaaacacattgacattagacatcactttattcgagatttggtgGAGAAAGGATTGATTCGAATTGAGTTTGTTGGTACAAATAACCAATTGGCTGACATATTCACGAAAGCATTAGATTTCGAGAGATTCTCCAACCTTaggaaatctctcagcatgtgttcTGCCTGATCATTCATAGATGTTGTCCCAGATGTTataacatctcggacaacacctAAGCTGCATGTGCATTTTTAAGACTTAGGCATACTGCATTTCATTCATACGGTGATATGCTGTGTTGAAACTATGTGGCAGAAATTTCCGATGCATGTACAATTCCTTATTTTCCTTTAAATCTTCGCACCTATACATTTGAACTTTGTCACAAAGAACTTGGAGACTGGCCACTTGACTCTAACCAATGTGTCAAGTCACCtaagaaaattgaaaaataaagagACGGGTCTGTGATTAGAAGGAAAGATGGTAAAAACTACCTAAAAGAGCCCAATGAAGGCTGTGCTTTTAGTGTGAAAGCTACCCCTTCTAAAGATTAGCACAAATATAGGAGAAAATGGAAACAGCTACCTAGGagagtccaatgaagaccgttctcctagtgtgggagctaccactccTATGTTCAGAAAGTGGATAAGTCACCAAGTGTGAAGAAAATTCAAATTTGTTTTCTGGAATTGTACTTGCTGTCAGGAGATGTTGCCAACATTTGTGACAACACTTCATCTGTACACATACCTCATATTTGCTCTTATGTTTCTATTTATGTTACATTCTGCTTTAGGCATATGTAagtcatgcataaacatatctCTGTGAGTATTGTTGTGTCACAAGGATATTAATacttcaacaaaggaaaaattCGGTGACAATTCAGACTGTGCGAAAATGTCGAATTTATGTGATTCTTGCTGTCGAGTGGAGTTAAATTCGATGTGGGTTTAATTCTGGAATATTTGAAATTGGTATTGCTCTAAAGTAATTCGGTACTCACTGGACAGGGCTAACGGCTAGTTGTTCATATCGCCTAATTACCGTTCGCATTGTTACCGTTGGATCAATTAGTTACCAATTTAGTGATGCACTGTGATTTCATGATAATCTCATCTTCTCTACACCGCCTTTCTCACTCGCATTCCTTTAAACCCTCGAATCAGTTTCATTTGTACTCTCTTACTTTTATCTATAATTTCTCTCTACCAACGccaatttaatttccaattcaCCGTCCATGGCAGGCAAGGGTTATGATCTTCTTGATATTCGAAGTGAAATGGGACACACAGAAGATGATGCCCCTAACGAGCCAACATCTACCACGACATCCACTGGCGCAACGCCTCTACCGCTGGTGGTTTCGGCTGAAGAACCAATGCCTCTGGAAGTAATAGCCCCTGGTGAACCAGGGAATGCCTACGATGTTGATAATCCTCCGATTATCCAAGAGTTTGACCCTCCGTGTCAACCAGTCCGTCGTTCCAAAAGACAAGCAGGGTATAACCCTGACTTAACCACCTCGAAGCGATTTCTTCGCAAAGGAGAGGGACCCAGCCGACCATCGCTTGTTGATCCTGAATATTCATCTGGGGATGACTCTAATGATGCTGATTATGAGTTTGTGGGGCGCAAGAAGCCTGCCCCTCACCTTACGACGAGCAGCTCTTCGTCCAGGGAAACCACTGAATCAGATAAACCCGCACCCAGAAGCTCTCCACCATTGGCCTCACCACCTCGTGATGAGGAAATTACGTTGGCTCAATTCATGGATAACCTGAAGAGTCAGCAAGTTCCTCATCCCTCTGGATCCGCTGATCCCATTGCATCCAGTGCCTCCGCTGATACGCTGCAAGGTTATGTCCCTGCCCCTCGGAATGTTGTCTCAGATGTGGAAGACACTGAGGACACCATTGACCTTTCCGCCTATGATCTGGCTAGCCGCTACAATGACATGTTTTACTCTGAAACATCTTTCTCCAATTGGTCACTCTATGTCAATCGAGAGTTTATTGACGAACGAAATGCGGATCTAGACACCTTCTCTCGGTACAATTTAATTGAGTTTTTAAGGTCTCGAGGTATGTTTTCCACGGTCTCCTCTGTCATACCTTACTGTCATAAGGTTGTGCTTGAATTCTATGGCAATCTCTCCTCGAGTGTTGGAAATCCGCGATCCCCCAAGTTTGGCCAAGTTTTTGTGCGCAATCGGGTATACAACTTCAATCCTGATATTATAAATGCTCACTACAATACACCCGCAATAGCAGAAAGTCCTCCACCAGATCTTAATGAAGTCATCTCCGTCCTCGTGGGTGGTCTGGTCAGTAAATTCCCTGCTCATTCCGCCAAGGTCTCGTCTGCCAAACTCACTTCCTTGTACTCAGTCCTTCACAAGGTCGCAACCCGCAACTGGACCCCAACCACTAACACCACAATGGTCACAAAGTCTCAGGCCCTAACTCTCTTTGCCATTGGCAACCATACTCATAATTTTGGCCGCATGGTCTTTGGTTTGGTTCTACAATATGCAAATGGGGGTCTCAAATTATCCAAGCTCCCGTTTCCCTCTCTTATTTACGGAATCTTGGAAGCACAAGGGTTCATCAAGGATATCACAGAACCATTTACTCAGCCTAAACAGTTACTAAAAATTGTTCCTGCCCTGCTTCAGGGACCTCGAAAGATTGATCTCCCCTGGTCTGAGTCAGCTCCAGAACCGACGCCAGGACCCTCTCAAACCGCCTCTGCCTCGGTACCCCCGTCTACTGAGCCTTCTACATCCGTTCCCTCCACGTCTGGATATGTGAAGATATCAGTCACTGGTGCTCAGCGTTTTCTTGATCATGCCCTTAAGAAGATAGAACAAGCCAAAACTGATTTGGCTTTCTATGAGGATGTGGCTATTACCATCCAAGCACTGTTGGCAGTCGGAGTCTTTCatggacaaaaagggggagataaTGATGCTGGTGCTGGTCCATCTGGAAATAAGGATGACAGTGATGAAAATGAGGAGGATGATACTGATAGTGATGAGGATGATGAATGAGGGTTACTGTTGTAATGAGATATCGGCTCGCTCTTCTACTATTTTGCATTTTCTCGTATTTTTCATTTTCTCGTTGTGACTAGGTTCTTATGTCTTTTACTCCTTGTGTAATCAAAGAATTGGTGCAGGTGTTGTTCTGAATGTTGCGAACATTATTCACAACACTACTACTAACAGTATTTTATTCAGGGGGAGACAAACAGGCTTGAATTCAGGGGGAGTTGTTTTGAGCTGCCAAAGGATAAATGGGTTTGATCTCGTTTTGTCCAAGAAAGGAAAAAATGGggagattgaagggaaataATATTGTCAAGTATAAAAGAATTATAGAGCTAAATTATTTCCCTAACTATATCGTttgatttaaattaagtatGATTATATTATGTGGTTTTGCCTTTCTTAGGATAACGAGATAATTGTGAAAATATATTTGAGCACACAGTTAAGATCTTATATTTATGTGGATGATTTGATAAGATATGATATCAATGTTTAATagagtttatttctaataaaactCTTACTTTCCTTGATCAATAGGTTTCCTTGTGAGATAAGGCTCCCATATATAAAAAGGAAGACCTAGGACTTTGAAGTGTGGCCGTTCAGTATTAAATATAATACACGCACTTTGCACGCAAAAATCTCAGGGAAGAAGAGTGACAACGTTGCTGCTGCTGAAAAGACTGCCGATAGCAAAAGTTGCCTTCAGTGTTGGAAACATTTGCAGACAACATCTGGGAAGAAGTTGGCTGAAGACTGTTTTCGTGGATTCCCTTTTGGCATCATGTTTTTGCTTTCTCGTTTTAGTTTTATTCTGATTGTTTGTTTTTAGAAAGCATTTGTTTTCTCgacttgttgaggaaattgattttggtacaatcactagtgataggtttttgtgtaaacgTTTTGGTTTtatagtgattaatttttgtcataaggcaccgcacaagtatttatatttgtgcatatttaatctcgtccatctattttttttttgtcaatttgtgttataaaaagtttccgctgcatgtagatgttgtccgagatgctGTAACATCTGGaacaacatttaattctgaAAAAACACAAATTTACCAGTTCTACTCTTTTTCTGATACTTTCACTATTTATTGCTATCTGTCGAACAAAATAATCCTAACAGATCATTTCGGCGTGATCGAATTATAAAAAACAAAaccaattaaattttatttggttaaagCTAACTTGCCATTTACCAAATCGAATATACATATAAATCTACTTCAAAATATACATGTACACATTAATCAGaataactaatttttttaaaagatagaatacaacTAAATTAACTAAAACTGTAATATGCATAAAATCCATGCAAAataattcaaatcttttgaaatttATTATCCAAATTATTAGAATAATTAATGTACGTTGTTGCCAATTAAATAGAGATGCGTTCCATCTTTTGCTCTTACTTAATTAACAGACTAACAGTCAATTCTGGAATATGTTTTTGTTTTGTGCAGATCTATCAATGTTAAAATGGTAGAAAAACAGAAATGGCAGTGAAATGGAAAATTGTTTATTGTAAGTCAATGCTCGAAAGAAAGTACACGAAGGATACGTGCTGAGCTTCGAAAAGTCAAACGCTCAATTTTCAACTTTCCCTAGTAGCCATGAATCTAAACTCCATTTTTCTTGATCTTTGAAGAGTTCATTCTGTTGTGTTCTTTTCTCAAGAATCCGAACTTTAACTTTGCCTGCTCTTCAATCGGAAGCGAGCCAATTACTTCACACTACAGTTCAGTTTCTCTCGAGTTCTTACGGTTTCTTTCCGAGTGATCGGCTCTGTTTTTTATATCATAAGATTTGAACTTTATGGTTTATTTGTAAACCCTTTACTCTGTGTGATTTCTGTACCTAAAGTTTTGATCTTTGGAAGCATATTATTTATCGATTGAATTAATCCATCCCGTTCAAAGCATATTATTTATTGCAAACAATACGCGTTTCCTTTCTTGAACACGGCATTTGTCCCCGTAGAAATTCAATTATTCATGTAAGATTCATTTATTTACCAAGAATGAAATTTGTTTTTCTTGGGATGGAATAACTAAAGACTCGATCTTGATTTGGTTTCCCGCGAACAATGAAGCTTCTAGTGCGCGTAATCGAAGCAAGAAACCTACCGGCAATGGACCCAAACGGGTTCAGTGATCCGTATGTGAAACTACAGTTAGGGAGGCAGAGGTACAGGAGCAAAGTTATCAAGAAATGCTTGAACCCTTCATGGTGTGaggaattttattttaaagtcgatgatttgaaagaagagCTTCTTATATCTGTTTTTGATGAAGACATGTTCTTCAATGATGATTTTATTGGGGAGGTCAAGGTGCCCGTTTCTTGGGTTTTTGAAGCCAAGGACAAGTCCCTTGGCACTATTTGGTTCTCCTTGCAGCCTAAGGATAGAAAGGCCAAAAACAAAGATTGTGGTATGGATTTAacttaatgttttttttttctctaatGGGCATTGTTGATTATGTACTTTGAGATCACCTGTGATGAAATTTTGGATTTTGCGTTTATGATTCTAAAATAGTTGTTCAAGTTAGGATATGTTTGGTTGAATAATAGGTCAATGGAGAGTTCGATATGTTGAGTGATAGATTAGTTTACTTTCCAGCTTTTCtttatttatgattatgatgGATGATGGAGtgatttttcataaataaaaagatGGGATGTTTAGTAGAAGTCCTCATTTAGTTCATCAGCTGATAATTGACAAGTGCTCTATTCTCGTATATAGGTGAAATTCTTCTCACAGTGTGTTTGTCAAATAATAACTCATTATTGGATGTGCCACAATTCAGCGATTCTGTAAACTTAAACTCGCCAAGAAAGTCTGTAGATTCTCTAGGCTCGCCAAGGAAGTCGTCTTCTCTAAGACCATCTTCCCCTATGAGGGTAGAAGATTCTGTCCCGTCTAGAGAGGAAAAATTATATCAAACAACATTAGCTGGTAGAATTGCTCAAATGTTTAATAAAAACGTGGACTCAATGCCTGTTGCTACTGCTGATGCAACTGATGCAGCAGAGTTAACCCAAGGTGTGGATTCCGTGGTGTTGGAGGAGAAGTCGTCCGAAGAAAAATCCTCATCAGTTGATTTTGAAGAATTGATGAAAAGTATGGAGATGAGGGACCGAGGAGGCGAAGTTCCAAGTAGCTTATCCGGAGGGATAGTTGTGGACCAACTCTATGGAATAAGGCCACAGGAGCTGAACTCGATACTCTTTTCGCCTGATTCAAACTTTTTGAAGTCTTCATCGGACTTACAAGGTTCTACTGATTTGTTGATAGGACCCTGGAAATTTGAGAATGAAGGTGAAAGCCTTAAAAGAGTGGTTTCCTATACTAAAGCTCCGAGTAAATTGATTAAAGCTTTAAAAGCTATAGAGGAACAAACATATTTGAAAGCTGACTCAAAGACATTTGCTGTTTTAGCCTCTGTGAGCACTCCAGATGCTCCATATGGGAAAACTTTTAGGGCCGAAGTGCTTTACTGCATTGCTCCAGGGCCAGACCAACCATCCGGGGAGCAGTCATCTCGGCTGGTAATTTCTTGGCGGGTTAACTTTTTGCAAAGCACTATGATGAAAGGCATGATTGAAGGGGGAGCGAGACAAGGCATAAAGGACAGCTTTGACCAGTATCAGAAGTTGCTCTCCCAGAATGTAAAGCCGGTTGACATTAAAGATATCGGGTCCGAGAAAGATCAACTTTTGGCAACTCTTCAGGCTGAGAGCCAGTCCGACTGGAAATTGGCGGTTCAGTATTTTGTGAATTTCACAGTGTTCTCGACTATTTTTATAGGGTTATATGTTATTGTGCATATATGGCTGGCCATGCCTAGCATTCAGGGTCTTGAGTTTATTGGTTTGGACTTGCCTGATTCCATTGGTGAATTATTTGTGTCTGGGATACTAATTCTGCAAGGCAAACAAGCGCTGGAGTTGATCTCTCGATTTATGCAGGCAAGATTGCAAAAAGgtattcaaataaaattattcatGATTGTGTAGTTTCTGGGGTTAATGACAACCTATCTGACAATGCGAATTTTACCCCTTTCCATTGCTATGTTGAAGGCACGGATCATGGACTCAAAGCACAAGGGAACGGTTGGTTGCTCACGGTTGCCTTAATTGAAGGAAGCAGTTTTGCAGCTGTTGACTCAAGTGGGTTCTCGGATCCTTATGTGGTATTCACTTGCAACGGGAAAACAAGAACCAGCTCTATCAAGTTCCAGAAATCTGACCCTCTTTGGAACGGTAAATTTAGGATCTTTTTGTTCTATTGGTTGCTAATTGTGTGGTATGTTTCTTTCTAAGATTGAGATGTAGTTTACTCTTATTTTGTGGTTATGTTTTGTGTTCAATTTCCACTGAGATCCATGTCTCATGCagaaatttttgaatttgatgCAATGGATGAGCCTCCATCTGTGTTGGATATGGAAGTTTTCGATTTTGATGGGCCCTTTGATGAAGCTATATCACTTGGGCGCACTCAGATTAATTTCTTGAAATCTAGTATTTCAGATTTATCTGATGTATGGATCACTCTTCAAGGAAAGTTAGCTCAAGCATGCCAGTCAAAGTTGCATTTAAGAATTTTCTTGAATGATACAAGGGGTAGCAATGTCGTGAAAGATTATATAACTAAGATGGAAAAGGAGGTCGGAAAAAAGGTAAAATTCTCTCTGTCTTATGGATTCACTTCACGGTCAAATTACACTTTTAGTTTTCTTGTTAATCGATGCATGAATTGTTTGCAGATAAGAGTTCGTTCTCCTCAAACAAATTCAGCGTTTCAAAAGCTTTTCGGACTTCCACCTGAGGAGTTTCTCATCAATGACTTTGCTTGCCACTTGAAAAGGAAAATGCCTCTCCAGGTATATTTTTCGGCAACTGTTAGAAATCAAAGAATATATTGTGGAATTTAGACttgatattaataatttatgACGCATATTTTGTATAATTCCAGttgtaataaatattatatca
Coding sequences:
- the LOC140838852 gene encoding C2 and GRAM domain-containing protein At1g03370-like isoform X1; the protein is MKLLVRVIEARNLPAMDPNGFSDPYVKLQLGRQRYRSKVIKKCLNPSWCEEFYFKVDDLKEELLISVFDEDMFFNDDFIGEVKVPVSWVFEAKDKSLGTIWFSLQPKDRKAKNKDCGEILLTVCLSNNNSLLDVPQFSDSVNLNSPRKSVDSLGSPRKSSSLRPSSPMRVEDSVPSREEKLYQTTLAGRIAQMFNKNVDSMPVATADATDAAELTQGVDSVVLEEKSSEEKSSSVDFEELMKSMEMRDRGGEVPSSLSGGIVVDQLYGIRPQELNSILFSPDSNFLKSSSDLQGSTDLLIGPWKFENEGESLKRVVSYTKAPSKLIKALKAIEEQTYLKADSKTFAVLASVSTPDAPYGKTFRAEVLYCIAPGPDQPSGEQSSRLVISWRVNFLQSTMMKGMIEGGARQGIKDSFDQYQKLLSQNVKPVDIKDIGSEKDQLLATLQAESQSDWKLAVQYFVNFTVFSTIFIGLYVIVHIWLAMPSIQGLEFIGLDLPDSIGELFVSGILILQGKQALELISRFMQARLQKGTDHGLKAQGNGWLLTVALIEGSSFAAVDSSGFSDPYVVFTCNGKTRTSSIKFQKSDPLWNEIFEFDAMDEPPSVLDMEVFDFDGPFDEAISLGRTQINFLKSSISDLSDVWITLQGKLAQACQSKLHLRIFLNDTRGSNVVKDYITKMEKEVGKKVKFSLSYGFTSRSNYTFSFLVNRCMNCLQIRVRSPQTNSAFQKLFGLPPEEFLINDFACHLKRKMPLQGRLFLSPRIIGFHADLFGRKTKFYFLWEDIEDIQVIPPTLSSMGSPIIIMTLRPGKGFDARHGARTQDSEGRLNFHFHSFVSFNVAHRTIMVLWKARALTPAQKVEMVEEESNSNSEETAVEDSIAKKVQAAEELEAQNLQAGDDENELRPLQTEEGGSFIGIEDVNMSMAYSSILSLPTSFFMELFRGGEIDQNVMERAGCLNYSHTPWESENSDVYQRQLYYKFDKHVSRYRGEVTSTQQKSTLPDRNGWLIEEVMTLHGVPLGDYFTLHLRYQVEDLPSRSVGCNVQVYIGIAWLRYTIYQKRITKNILSNLQDRLKIMFSVLEKEYISGA
- the LOC140838852 gene encoding C2 and GRAM domain-containing protein At1g03370-like isoform X2; the protein is MKLLVRVIEARNLPAMDPNGFSDPYVKLQLGRQRYRSKVIKKCLNPSWCEEFYFKVDDLKEELLISVFDEDMFFNDDFIGEVKVPVSWVFEAKDKSLGTIWFSLQPKDRKAKNKDCGEILLTVCLSNNNSLLDVPQFSDSVNLNSPRKSVDSLGSPRKSSSLRPSSPMRVEDSVPSREEKLYQTTLAGRIAQMFNKNVDSMPVATADATDAAELTQGVDSVVLEEKSSEEKSSSVDFEELMKSMEMRDRGGEVPSSLSGGIVVDQLYGIRPQELNSILFSPDSNFLKSSSDLQGSTDLLIGPWKFENEGESLKRVVSYTKAPSKLIKALKAIEEQTYLKADSKTFAVLASVSTPDAPYGKTFRAEVLYCIAPGPDQPSGEQSSRLVISWRVNFLQSTMMKGMIEGGARQGIKDSFDQYQKLLSQNVKPVDIKDIGSEKDQLLATLQAESQSDWKLAVQYFVNFTVFSTIFIGLYVIVHIWLAMPSIQGLEFIGLDLPDSIGELFVSGILILQGKQALELISRFMQARLQKGTDHGLKAQGNGWLLTVALIEGSSFAAVDSSGFSDPYVVFTCNGKTRTSSIKFQKSDPLWNEIFEFDAMDEPPSVLDMEVFDFDGPFDEAISLGRTQINFLKSSISDLSDVWITLQGKLAQACQSKLHLRIFLNDTRGSNVVKDYITKMEKEVGKKIRVRSPQTNSAFQKLFGLPPEEFLINDFACHLKRKMPLQGRLFLSPRIIGFHADLFGRKTKFYFLWEDIEDIQVIPPTLSSMGSPIIIMTLRPGKGFDARHGARTQDSEGRLNFHFHSFVSFNVAHRTIMVLWKARALTPAQKVEMVEEESNSNSEETAVEDSIAKKVQAAEELEAQNLQAGDDENELRPLQTEEGGSFIGIEDVNMSMAYSSILSLPTSFFMELFRGGEIDQNVMERAGCLNYSHTPWESENSDVYQRQLYYKFDKHVSRYRGEVTSTQQKSTLPDRNGWLIEEVMTLHGVPLGDYFTLHLRYQVEDLPSRSVGCNVQVYIGIAWLRYTIYQKRITKNILSNLQDRLKIMFSVLEKEYISGA